A genomic region of Rhipicephalus sanguineus isolate Rsan-2018 chromosome 1, BIME_Rsan_1.4, whole genome shotgun sequence contains the following coding sequences:
- the LOC119383304 gene encoding solute carrier family 2, facilitated glucose transporter member 8, with translation MAEKKEDGPKGFELFYVAAASAWLGSVAMGTNLGYSSPAIPSLQSNFTEGGLEINESEESWFGSLMTLGALTGGLVAGFLVDSLGRKLSIIFSSLGFIAGWVLIATASTVVVLCLGRVVTGFFTGLISLAVPVYVSEISRPQVRGTLGAGIQLSVTIGILGVFFFGKYLSWSSLAILCLTVPAAMAVLMIFMSESPRWLLQKGKREDALKALQFLYGPGTDHEAERNAIEMNLKMSPSEKFHVKELQQPFIYKPILISLFLMFAQQLSGINAVMFYAVSIFQSAGTTIPPEDCMVIIGVVQVIATLGATMVMDKGGRRVLLLTSAALLALSLGVLGGYHYVKATKGDEAVESIGWLPLVCLSLFIIGFSCGMGPIPWLMMGELLPLRVRGFATGMCTGFNWTMAFVVTKTFNDMIDLLKPYGTYWFFCIVMITSFFVVVLTLPETKGKTLEEIEAAFRSGHEPLKKPSEPVAAEVTPATAPAPPHAAPSPGPGGAAAAVSKSTVSEAPHTESAPRSPSKNQKAEKDGGGGAGGGGGGGGGAN, from the exons ATGGCCGAAAAGAAGGAGGACGGGCCCAAGGGCTTTGAGCTCTTCTATGTGGCGGCCGCCTCCGCCTGGCTCGGCTCAGTGGCCATGGGCACTAATTTGGGGTACTCGTCGCCAGCGATACCGAGCCTCCAAAGCAACTTCACCGAAGGAGGCCTGGAAATCAACGAGAGTGAGGAGAGCTGGTTTGGCTCGCTGATGACGCTGGGTGCGCTCACGGGAGGACTGGTAGCCGGATTTCTGGTGGACAGCTTGGGCCGTAAGTTGTCGATCATTTTCTCCTCGCTCGGCTTCATAGCTGGCTGGGTACTCATCGCCACCGCAAGCACAGTGGTCGTGCTCTGCCTCGGCCGCGTCGTCACCGGCTTTTTCACGGGCCTTATATCGCTTGCCGTGCCAGTGTACGTGTCCGAGATCAGCCGGCCTCAGGTGCGTGGCACGCTCGGTGCTGGCATCCAGCTGTCCGTCACCATCGGCATCCTCGGTGTGTTCTTCTTTGGCAAGTACCTCAGCTGGAGTTCTCTAGCCATCCTCTGTCTCACTGTGCCGGCTGCAATGGCCGtgctcatgattttcatgtctgAGTCGCCGCGCTGGCTGTTGCAGAAAGGCAAGCGTGAGGACGCGCTCAAGGCCCTCCAGTTTCTCTACGGTCCGGGCACCGACCACGAAGCGGAGCGCAACGCCATAGAGATGAATCTCAAGATGAGCCCCTCCGAAAAATTCCACGTAAAGGAACTGCAGCAGCCGTTCATCTACAAGCCGATCCTCATCAGCCTTTTCCTCATGTTCGCGCAACAGCTGTCGGGAATCAACGCTGTCATGTTTTACGCTGTGTCCATCTTTCAGTCAGCAGGCACGACCATTCCGCCCGAAGACTGCATGGTgatcatcggagtagtgcaggtGATCGCCACGCTGGGCGCCACCATGGTGATGGACAAGGGCGGCCGGCGCGTGCTGCTCCTCACATCGGCTGCGCTGCTTGCGCTCAGTCTGGGCGTGCTGGGCGGCTACCATTACGTCAAGGCTACCAAGGGCGACGAAGCCGTCGAGTCGATCGGGTGGCTGCCTCTCGTCTGCCTGTCGCTATTCATCATCGGTTTCTCCTGCGGCATGGGTCCCATCCCGTGGCTCATGATGGGCGAACTTCTGCCGCTACGTGTGCGCGGCTTCGCTACGGGTATGTGTACCGGTTTCAATTGGACTATGGCCTTTGTGGTGACCAAGACGTTCAACGACATGATCGACCTGCTTAAGCCGTACGGCACCTACTGGTTCTTCTGTATCGTCATGATCACATCCTTCTTCGTGGTCGTGCTCACGCTTCCGGAGACTAAAGGAAAAACGCTAGAGGAGATTGAGGCCGCCTTCCGCAGCGGGCATGAACCGCTGAAGAAGCCTTCTGAGCCAGTCGCCGCTGAAGTAACTCCGGCCACTGCTCCCGCGCCGCCCCATGCCGCTCCATCACCAGGACCCggtggcgccgccgccgcc GTCTCCAAAAGCACCGTGTCCGAGGCGCCACACACGGAATCTGCGCCCAGAAGTCCTTCCAAGAACCAAAAGGCCGAGAAGGACGGAGGTGGTGGCGCAGGTGGTGGCGGAGGTGGTGGCGGAGGCGCAAACTAG